The following are encoded together in the Candidatus Tumulicola sp. genome:
- the gyrA gene encoding DNA gyrase subunit A — protein MNNDIIRQVNVEDEMRESYLSYAMSVIASRALPDVRDGLKPVQRRILYAMREMGFDPSKQHRKCAGIIGEVLKSYHPHGDSSVYDALVRLAQDFTMRYKLVDGHGNFGSIDPDPPAAYRYTEARLARTALEMLGDIDKETVGFVPNFDNQGVEPTVLPGRMPQLLVNGSSGIAVGMATNIPPHNLTEISNAIVALIDEPDITDDALIDHVSGPDFPTGGTILGIEAIREAYRTGRGSIAIRGKAEIVEENGRYKIVITEIPYQVYKSRIVEAIAEAHSEKRIQGIARLDDESNRKGMRVVVELQRSATPKVVLNQLFKHTPLQASFGFNMLALVPVGPPRADGSVALEPQVLSLKQMLTHFIDHRKIVVVRRTRYDLRKAEERAHLLEGYRIALDNIDEVIEIVRGSQTTDEAKKRLSARFELSDVQAQAIVDMRLRTLVGLERKKIEDEYAELIKTIAELTDILNSPRRIAEIIKGETLELKRRFGDERRTSIEAADNEISMEQLIPNVEVVVTYTVGGYIKRVSLDTFRTQNRGGRGVTGISNLKREDVVRNFFVTKTHDHVLFFSNKGRVYRLRGYEIPDTTRQARGTALVNLLTLPPGEEVSAVFPTDTFAGEQYLVMITRRGVIKKTKLAEFANVRRNGLNAINLDEDDELLAVNLSDGSHDIILASTIGMAVHFNERNVRPMGRNARGVKAMTLDPGDSIVAMDIVEDNRREVLLVTTLAFGKRTPIDDYRHTSRGGKGVKAFARQRDDVGKVIDQILVAPDDEVLMITSGNQVIRLKVNEIRKTGRDAKGVRLQRLGEGEEVVAITNLGKQVAQLTDITGEPQQPEL, from the coding sequence TTGAATAACGATATTATCCGCCAGGTCAACGTCGAAGATGAAATGCGGGAGAGCTATCTCTCGTATGCCATGTCCGTCATCGCTTCGCGCGCGCTGCCGGACGTTCGCGACGGCCTAAAACCAGTTCAGCGGCGCATCCTGTACGCGATGCGCGAGATGGGATTCGACCCGTCCAAGCAGCACCGTAAGTGTGCCGGTATCATCGGCGAAGTGCTCAAGAGCTATCACCCGCATGGTGACAGTTCGGTGTACGACGCATTGGTGCGGCTGGCGCAAGACTTTACCATGCGCTACAAGTTGGTCGACGGACACGGCAACTTCGGTTCGATCGACCCCGATCCGCCGGCCGCCTACCGGTATACCGAAGCGCGTCTCGCCCGCACGGCGCTGGAGATGCTCGGCGATATCGATAAAGAAACCGTCGGCTTCGTTCCGAATTTCGACAATCAGGGCGTCGAGCCGACCGTGCTTCCGGGCCGCATGCCGCAGTTGCTGGTCAATGGATCGTCGGGCATCGCCGTCGGAATGGCGACCAACATTCCGCCGCACAATCTCACCGAAATTTCCAACGCGATCGTCGCCCTGATCGACGAGCCGGACATCACCGACGACGCGTTGATCGATCACGTGAGCGGTCCCGACTTTCCGACCGGCGGGACCATTCTCGGCATCGAGGCGATCCGCGAGGCGTATCGTACCGGTCGCGGTTCGATTGCCATTCGCGGCAAGGCCGAAATCGTCGAAGAGAACGGCCGCTACAAGATCGTCATCACCGAGATTCCGTATCAGGTCTATAAGTCGCGCATCGTCGAAGCCATCGCCGAAGCGCATTCGGAAAAGCGGATTCAAGGCATCGCGCGGCTCGACGATGAGTCGAACCGCAAGGGTATGCGCGTCGTCGTCGAGTTGCAACGATCGGCGACGCCAAAAGTCGTGCTTAACCAGCTCTTCAAGCACACGCCGCTGCAGGCTAGCTTCGGCTTTAATATGCTGGCGCTGGTGCCGGTCGGCCCGCCGCGTGCCGACGGATCGGTCGCGCTCGAACCCCAGGTGCTGTCGCTCAAACAAATGCTGACGCACTTCATCGACCACCGCAAAATCGTCGTCGTGCGGCGCACGCGGTACGATTTGCGCAAGGCCGAAGAGCGCGCGCATCTGCTCGAAGGCTACCGCATCGCGCTCGACAACATCGACGAAGTCATCGAGATCGTTCGCGGCAGCCAGACGACCGACGAGGCCAAGAAACGGTTATCGGCGCGGTTCGAACTAAGCGACGTGCAGGCGCAGGCGATCGTCGACATGCGTTTGCGGACGTTGGTCGGGCTCGAACGCAAGAAAATCGAGGACGAATACGCAGAACTCATAAAGACGATCGCAGAATTGACCGATATCCTCAACAGTCCGCGACGCATAGCCGAGATTATCAAAGGCGAAACGCTCGAACTCAAGCGGCGTTTCGGCGACGAGCGGCGGACCAGCATCGAAGCCGCCGACAACGAAATTTCGATGGAACAGCTGATTCCGAACGTCGAGGTCGTCGTTACCTACACCGTGGGCGGCTACATCAAACGCGTTAGCCTCGATACGTTCCGGACGCAGAATCGCGGCGGTCGCGGCGTTACCGGCATTTCCAACCTCAAGCGCGAGGACGTCGTCCGCAATTTCTTCGTGACGAAGACGCACGACCACGTCCTGTTTTTCAGCAACAAGGGCCGAGTGTATCGTTTACGCGGGTACGAAATTCCGGACACGACGCGCCAAGCGCGCGGAACCGCGTTGGTCAACCTGCTGACGTTGCCGCCGGGCGAAGAAGTGTCGGCCGTTTTCCCGACCGACACGTTTGCCGGCGAGCAATACCTCGTCATGATCACGCGTCGCGGCGTCATCAAAAAGACCAAGCTCGCGGAGTTCGCCAACGTCCGGCGCAACGGTCTCAATGCGATCAATCTCGATGAAGACGACGAATTGCTGGCCGTCAATCTGTCGGACGGCTCGCACGACATCATTCTCGCATCGACGATCGGCATGGCGGTTCATTTCAACGAGCGTAACGTCCGCCCGATGGGCCGCAACGCACGCGGCGTCAAAGCGATGACCTTGGATCCCGGCGACTCGATCGTCGCGATGGATATCGTCGAAGATAACCGGCGCGAGGTGCTGCTCGTCACGACGCTGGCGTTCGGCAAGCGCACGCCGATCGACGATTACCGGCACACGTCGCGCGGCGGCAAGGGTGTCAAAGCGTTCGCGCGGCAACGCGACGACGTCGGCAAGGTCATCGATCAGATCCTCGTCGCGCCCGACGATGAGGTGCTCATGATCACCAGCGGAAATCAAGTCATCCGTCTCAAGGTGAACGAGATCCGCAAGACCGGCCGCGACGCAAAGGGCGTGCGACTGCAACGTCTGGGCGAAGGCGAAGAGGTCGTCGCGATCACGAACTTGGGCAAACAGGTCGCACAGCTTACCGACATCACCGGCGAGCCGCAGCAGCCCGAGTTGTAG
- the tsaE gene encoding tRNA (adenosine(37)-N6)-threonylcarbamoyltransferase complex ATPase subunit type 1 TsaE, with product MTSDIVFVAASEADLQAFARRFAASLRPGDVVALSGPLGAGKTAFVRAAVAELHGEETVTSPTFTIWNRYPGTPPIDHLDFYRIENSAELFELGAEIAFDVADSIAFVEWWERGASMIPERRFEIVIDGAGDGPRSIVVREPA from the coding sequence ATGACCTCGGATATCGTCTTCGTCGCCGCCTCGGAAGCCGATCTGCAAGCATTCGCTCGCCGTTTCGCGGCCTCGTTGCGCCCGGGCGACGTCGTCGCACTGAGCGGTCCGCTGGGTGCCGGCAAGACCGCATTCGTGCGAGCGGCCGTGGCGGAGTTGCACGGTGAGGAAACGGTCACCAGCCCGACGTTTACGATCTGGAACCGCTATCCGGGGACGCCGCCGATCGACCATCTCGATTTTTATCGGATCGAGAATTCCGCCGAATTATTCGAACTCGGCGCGGAGATCGCGTTCGATGTGGCCGACAGTATCGCGTTCGTCGAATGGTGGGAACGTGGCGCCTCGATGATTCCGGAGCGGCGCTTCGAAATCGTGATCGACGGCGCAGGCGATGGCCCACGTTCGATCGTGGTGCGCGAACCGGCGTGA
- the trxA gene encoding thioredoxin, with protein sequence MSALADVTQANFDAEVLQNAQPVLVDFWAPWCGPCRMLSPVVEKVAAANESKAKFVKLNTDDNPNIAGQYQVSGIPCLILFKGGQAVDRIVGYVPEGTISSMLARHVA encoded by the coding sequence ATGAGTGCATTAGCCGACGTAACTCAGGCGAACTTCGACGCCGAGGTATTACAAAACGCGCAGCCGGTGCTGGTCGACTTTTGGGCGCCCTGGTGCGGCCCGTGCCGCATGCTGAGCCCGGTCGTCGAAAAGGTCGCAGCCGCGAACGAGAGCAAGGCGAAATTCGTCAAGCTGAACACCGACGACAACCCCAACATCGCGGGGCAATATCAAGTTTCGGGGATTCCGTGCTTGATTCTGTTCAAGGGTGGACAGGCCGTGGATCGTATCGTCGGTTACGTGCCCGAGGGCACGATCTCGTCGATGCTCGCGCGCCACGTCGCTTAA
- the tsaB gene encoding tRNA (adenosine(37)-N6)-threonylcarbamoyltransferase complex dimerization subunit type 1 TsaB has translation MNVLALDGALGSFSVAFAGDAGERASASIPGNVALERGLHLVAMVLEGAAMRPERLDRIAVGIGPGTFTGLRIAIAYAKSLAQAWDLPLAGVSSFDALELGINEDNVLTVVAPRPGIVSLRLRDGTRVSRASGPIAQALDEVLAHRSAPSVVAGAPEDVIAALAERGIVASARLPAIVPPAAAIAVIAASIEAEQSVHALHADYGELPVAKVPARPWSRS, from the coding sequence GTGAACGTGTTGGCACTGGACGGGGCGCTCGGATCGTTTTCGGTCGCGTTCGCAGGCGACGCAGGCGAGCGGGCCAGCGCGTCCATACCGGGCAACGTCGCGTTGGAACGCGGTTTGCACCTCGTAGCCATGGTGTTGGAAGGCGCAGCCATGCGGCCCGAACGGCTCGACCGAATCGCGGTCGGCATCGGCCCCGGCACCTTCACGGGTTTGCGGATTGCGATCGCCTACGCAAAGTCTCTCGCTCAGGCATGGGACCTGCCATTGGCCGGCGTTTCGTCGTTCGACGCACTCGAATTGGGCATAAACGAAGACAACGTGTTGACCGTCGTCGCACCGCGTCCAGGCATCGTTTCGTTACGTCTACGTGACGGCACGCGCGTGTCCCGGGCGTCCGGTCCGATCGCACAAGCGCTCGACGAGGTCCTGGCCCACCGCTCCGCGCCGAGCGTCGTTGCCGGTGCGCCAGAGGACGTGATTGCCGCGCTCGCCGAACGCGGTATCGTGGCTTCCGCCCGTCTCCCGGCCATCGTTCCGCCCGCCGCCGCCATCGCCGTCATCGCCGCTTCGATTGAGGCGGAGCAAAGCGTACACGCCTTGCATGCCGACTACGGGGAACTGCCCGTCGCGAAGGTCCCGGCACGCCCCTGGAGCCGCTCGTGA
- a CDS encoding alkaline phosphatase family protein, with protein sequence MLGIFSRIRLWPLVAAAGLLLSACGGGGGGGSSSVPNPTAQPTTNPAQPIQHVIIMIQENRTPDQLFQAFPGADTQSYGYTHTGEKVNLHKVALRSPFTPSNYYIDFKDDCNSKTGPPGKDCQMNGFDLPPIGGHPPGTQTYQFVNPADIEPYWSIAKQYVLGDRMFQTQGSGSFTAHQDLIRGGTAINDSQSEIDFPWNKQNAFGHWGCDDLQGSTTALITNKLQYLGASPHPGYTPPGPFPCFKYTTLRDLLDAKSIGWKYYVPEFTTDLGGSLWNAFDAIHDVRYGSEWGTNVQWPQTNVLKDIANGQLASVSWVIPDFVNSDHPGASSDTGPSWVASVVNAVGNSQYWKSTAIVVVWDDWGGFYDHVPPPFVDAQGGLGFRVPLLVVSPYAKAGYVSHTQYEFGSIVRFVEDNWNLGRLNTTDTRAANILDCFDFKQQPRAFSTIQAKYSRAFFLKQKPSYHWVDSN encoded by the coding sequence ATGCTGGGAATTTTTTCGCGCATCCGTCTGTGGCCGCTGGTCGCGGCCGCCGGTTTGTTGCTGAGCGCGTGCGGTGGCGGAGGGGGCGGCGGCAGTTCGAGCGTGCCCAATCCGACGGCACAGCCCACGACCAATCCGGCGCAACCGATCCAACACGTTATTATCATGATTCAGGAAAATCGCACCCCGGACCAGCTTTTTCAGGCGTTTCCGGGCGCCGACACGCAATCGTACGGATACACGCATACCGGTGAGAAAGTCAATCTGCACAAGGTTGCGCTGCGATCGCCGTTCACGCCGAGCAATTATTACATCGACTTCAAAGACGATTGCAACAGCAAAACCGGCCCTCCGGGAAAAGATTGCCAGATGAATGGCTTCGATCTACCGCCGATCGGAGGCCATCCTCCGGGAACGCAGACGTATCAGTTCGTTAACCCGGCCGACATCGAGCCGTATTGGTCGATCGCCAAACAATACGTGCTGGGCGATCGCATGTTCCAAACGCAAGGCAGCGGAAGTTTTACGGCGCACCAAGATCTGATCCGCGGCGGCACCGCCATCAACGACTCGCAGTCGGAAATCGACTTTCCTTGGAATAAGCAGAACGCTTTCGGTCACTGGGGATGCGACGATCTCCAGGGATCGACGACCGCGCTGATCACCAATAAACTGCAATATTTGGGTGCGTCGCCGCACCCCGGCTATACGCCGCCGGGGCCGTTTCCGTGTTTTAAGTATACGACGCTGCGCGATCTGCTCGATGCGAAATCGATCGGCTGGAAATACTACGTGCCGGAGTTTACTACCGATCTCGGCGGCTCGCTGTGGAACGCGTTCGACGCGATTCACGACGTCCGCTACGGATCGGAGTGGGGCACCAACGTGCAGTGGCCGCAAACCAACGTGCTCAAGGATATCGCCAACGGACAACTGGCATCGGTCAGTTGGGTGATCCCCGATTTTGTCAACTCCGATCACCCGGGAGCATCGTCCGACACGGGGCCGTCGTGGGTGGCCTCGGTCGTCAACGCCGTCGGCAACAGCCAATACTGGAAGTCGACGGCGATCGTCGTCGTCTGGGACGACTGGGGCGGATTTTACGATCACGTCCCGCCGCCGTTCGTCGACGCACAAGGCGGCTTGGGCTTCCGCGTGCCGTTACTGGTGGTGTCACCGTACGCCAAAGCCGGCTACGTTTCGCACACGCAATACGAGTTCGGCAGCATCGTTCGTTTCGTCGAGGACAACTGGAATTTAGGTCGCCTCAATACGACCGACACGCGAGCCGCCAACATTCTGGACTGCTTCGATTTCAAGCAGCAGCCGCGTGCGTTTTCGACCATCCAAGCCAAGTATTCCCGCGCGTTTTTCTTGAAGCAAAAGCCCTCGTATCACTGGGTCGACAGCAACTAA
- the rimI gene encoding ribosomal protein S18-alanine N-acetyltransferase gives MKAELGHEISPSALAIVPMLQPDIPAVLEIERASFSTVWPADAFANELATNKLAHYFVGRLDGRIVAYGGIWSILEDSHVTTIAVAPDHRGRRFGEVMLLRLIDEALERGASWMTLEVRESNATAQQLYRKYGFTTVTVRRGYYSDDNESALVMWAGNLRSDLYRNRLQVLRSRCR, from the coding sequence GTGAAGGCCGAACTCGGACACGAAATTTCGCCCAGCGCGCTCGCCATCGTACCGATGCTGCAACCGGATATTCCAGCGGTGCTGGAAATCGAACGCGCGTCGTTCTCGACGGTGTGGCCCGCGGATGCGTTCGCCAACGAACTGGCAACGAACAAGCTCGCGCATTATTTCGTCGGACGGTTGGACGGGCGCATCGTCGCCTACGGCGGCATCTGGTCGATACTCGAAGATTCGCACGTAACGACGATCGCGGTTGCGCCCGATCATCGCGGACGGCGCTTCGGCGAAGTCATGTTGCTGCGTTTGATCGACGAAGCGCTCGAACGCGGTGCTTCGTGGATGACGCTCGAGGTGCGTGAAAGTAACGCGACGGCGCAACAGTTATATCGCAAATACGGCTTTACCACCGTTACCGTTCGACGCGGCTACTACAGCGACGATAACGAGAGCGCGCTGGTGATGTGGGCAGGGAACTTGCGCAGCGACCTGTATCGCAACCGATTGCAGGTGCTTCGTTCTCGCTGCCGGTAG